Proteins encoded within one genomic window of Halocatena marina:
- a CDS encoding amino acid permease: MGDKVAETDAVGGSDIESELDRDIGIVGAVALGVGTMIAAGIFVLSGLAVSNVGAMAIGSFLIAAIVASFTAFAYAEFAAIYPESGGGYMYVANTFDSDLTYIVGWSMILGYPASAAFYLASFSDWFYRFLYPALSIPKAIPFWVAGLLVLGLLLAVNLKGTEETGLFQIIVTALKVGLIILFLYGGFQAFDASVAATSFAENATNFDSLFLTSALVFITFFGFEAIATNAEEIKEPGRTIPRAIFFSMGFVTVVYALVVLVIVFAINNNGFIESLIEMGRIGAPAGVEGYIEANAEVAMALAAQYYLGGFGFYVIIVGALFSMLSAANATILAGSRVKLAMSRRNHLPQQFEDLHPTLNTPYKSVLLTGGFILLYILFFTVLFGGGPTAEGKVTGPFGLHLGIESIAHFADFMLLGGLIFVNLAIIQSRRKFPDIERAFEVPFVPWVPIIAVLANFALLANVEQSSLILGLVAEVIGVAFWFAWKSRSRPVQEIERETPTVVAERNPSGHERDYQLVVPIANPDHVEQMMSTALDIARDRNGEVLVMSVVDLPEQTPLEEGYQYVDEQREVLRRAMALTDGGGTEAETETEASGLNDLAEEPNTTVQDVPISGTVRIGHHIDDAILNTIEQYEADAVLMGWSGQSSRREAILGSIVDTVVEDADCDVLVERIRSEGGETIDSILLPAAGGPHSEFAAEVAQSIARPSNTRIDVVRVVKPEMTKQDRDDARERLESTTATITDTPAEHHLIEGKSVVDTLVDESKDYDLTIVGATRAGPLQQLIFGTIPEQIGRKSESTVIMVKRYLDIKSKATRLLDQTFE, encoded by the coding sequence ATGGGTGACAAAGTCGCAGAGACTGACGCAGTAGGAGGGTCCGATATCGAATCGGAACTTGACCGCGATATTGGCATTGTTGGTGCGGTCGCTCTGGGCGTCGGGACGATGATTGCAGCTGGCATCTTCGTTCTCTCTGGACTTGCAGTGAGCAACGTTGGCGCGATGGCGATTGGGTCGTTTCTCATCGCAGCGATCGTTGCCAGCTTCACAGCCTTTGCCTACGCCGAATTCGCCGCGATCTATCCCGAGAGTGGCGGTGGGTACATGTATGTGGCAAATACGTTCGACAGTGATCTAACGTATATCGTGGGCTGGTCGATGATTCTCGGCTATCCCGCGAGTGCCGCCTTCTATCTCGCATCTTTCTCCGATTGGTTCTATCGCTTTCTGTATCCCGCGCTGTCGATTCCGAAAGCTATCCCATTCTGGGTAGCGGGGCTTCTCGTCCTTGGGCTCCTTCTCGCTGTGAATCTCAAGGGGACCGAGGAGACTGGCCTCTTTCAGATCATCGTTACGGCACTGAAAGTGGGTCTCATCATTCTCTTCCTCTACGGAGGATTTCAGGCGTTCGATGCTTCGGTGGCCGCAACGTCGTTCGCAGAAAACGCCACGAATTTCGATTCGCTCTTCCTTACGAGCGCGCTCGTGTTCATCACCTTCTTTGGATTCGAGGCGATCGCCACGAACGCAGAGGAGATTAAAGAGCCGGGACGCACCATCCCCCGTGCGATTTTCTTCAGTATGGGTTTTGTGACAGTGGTGTACGCGCTCGTCGTTCTCGTGATCGTTTTTGCCATCAACAACAATGGCTTCATTGAATCTCTTATCGAGATGGGCAGAATCGGCGCACCGGCAGGGGTCGAGGGGTACATCGAAGCGAACGCCGAAGTGGCGATGGCGCTGGCCGCACAGTACTATCTCGGTGGATTCGGGTTCTACGTGATCATCGTCGGTGCACTCTTTTCGATGCTGTCGGCCGCAAACGCGACTATTCTCGCAGGCTCACGCGTGAAGCTGGCGATGAGCCGACGCAACCACCTCCCTCAACAGTTCGAAGACCTTCACCCGACACTGAACACACCGTATAAGTCGGTGTTGCTCACTGGCGGATTCATTCTTCTCTACATCCTTTTCTTTACCGTGCTCTTCGGTGGTGGCCCAACAGCAGAGGGCAAGGTGACTGGACCCTTCGGACTCCATCTCGGAATCGAATCCATCGCTCACTTTGCTGATTTCATGCTGCTTGGTGGTCTGATCTTCGTGAACCTCGCTATCATCCAGTCACGGCGGAAGTTCCCAGACATCGAACGCGCGTTTGAAGTTCCGTTCGTTCCGTGGGTTCCAATCATTGCAGTGTTGGCGAACTTTGCGCTGCTCGCAAACGTCGAACAGTCGAGCCTCATCCTCGGTCTCGTTGCAGAAGTCATTGGTGTTGCCTTCTGGTTCGCGTGGAAATCGCGTTCCCGTCCGGTTCAGGAGATCGAGCGCGAGACACCAACCGTCGTCGCAGAACGCAACCCGTCCGGTCACGAACGCGACTATCAACTCGTGGTTCCAATCGCCAATCCGGATCACGTCGAGCAGATGATGAGCACTGCGCTCGACATCGCCCGGGATCGGAACGGCGAAGTGCTCGTCATGTCGGTCGTGGATCTTCCCGAACAGACGCCGCTTGAGGAAGGCTACCAGTACGTTGATGAACAACGAGAGGTGCTGCGGCGTGCGATGGCACTCACCGACGGTGGCGGAACGGAAGCTGAGACCGAAACGGAAGCCAGCGGATTAAACGATCTCGCTGAAGAACCCAATACGACAGTGCAAGATGTTCCGATCAGCGGTACGGTTCGCATTGGACACCACATCGATGATGCGATTTTGAACACGATCGAACAGTACGAGGCTGACGCCGTCCTGATGGGCTGGAGCGGTCAGTCATCCCGCCGCGAAGCCATTCTTGGGAGTATTGTCGATACGGTCGTCGAGGATGCTGATTGTGACGTTCTCGTCGAGCGGATCCGTTCGGAAGGAGGAGAAACGATCGATTCGATCCTGCTACCAGCTGCGGGAGGTCCTCACTCCGAATTCGCCGCTGAGGTCGCTCAATCGATTGCCCGTCCGAGCAATACACGAATCGATGTGGTTCGCGTCGTCAAACCTGAGATGACTAAACAGGACCGCGACGATGCCCGCGAGCGCCTCGAATCGACCACTGCGACAATCACGGATACCCCTGCAGAACACCATCTCATCGAAGGAAAGAGTGTCGTGGATACACTCGTCGATGAGTCCAAAGATTACGATCTGACGATCGTTGGTGCGACACGGGCGGGACCGCTCCAACAGCTCATCTTCGGTACGATTCCCGAGCAGATCGGTCGAAAATCCGAAAGCACGGTCATTATGGTCAAACGCTATCTCGATATCAAATCGAAAGCGACCCGCCTTCTCGACCAGACGTTCGAATAG
- a CDS encoding sulfatase-like hydrolase/transferase — protein sequence MDDIVLVTADSVRYDHVDEMEFISSLGPRTGITAAHYTRPSLAGLLSSSLVSALQSKITGPSIASVAAEHGYTCIGLAPTPQTDPAFGFDSGFDEYETFSEGGGENPFKNRRSRIRESLGRINSVRRLYRRLVPMEAVLSSLPTDEEIIDMAIERFNDAPAPRFLWVHLMESHRPYGTGSEALPKELDRKAGAAGNTGLLGSKSVSESEIEQIKGTYRDALSRVDGQIERLLAEINADPTFVFTSDHGDEFGEDGYFYHQGFRRRVVDRLIEVPVVMDGVDLETEPEAKPEPNRFSVLDIAPTLIESAGMEVPDQWHGTPLADGGSETMITVAPWHEKATIAVQDETKKLVARDANVSLESGENRTETSRAEVSDELEQRLRDLGYTDAG from the coding sequence ATGGATGATATCGTTCTCGTGACTGCTGATTCGGTTCGGTATGATCACGTCGATGAGATGGAATTCATCTCGTCTTTGGGTCCACGTACTGGTATTACCGCCGCTCACTACACTCGTCCGAGCCTAGCGGGGTTGCTCTCTTCGAGCTTGGTCTCTGCCCTTCAGTCGAAGATCACTGGGCCGTCTATTGCGTCGGTAGCAGCGGAGCACGGATACACTTGCATCGGGTTAGCACCGACACCACAAACTGACCCGGCCTTCGGATTCGATTCCGGATTCGACGAGTACGAGACGTTTAGCGAAGGCGGGGGTGAAAACCCGTTCAAGAACAGACGAAGCCGCATCCGCGAATCGCTCGGCAGAATTAACTCTGTCCGTCGACTCTACCGCCGTCTCGTTCCGATGGAGGCTGTTCTCTCGTCGCTCCCAACTGACGAAGAGATCATCGACATGGCCATCGAACGGTTCAACGATGCTCCTGCGCCGCGATTCCTCTGGGTTCACCTGATGGAGAGCCATCGACCGTACGGCACTGGTTCAGAGGCCCTCCCAAAAGAACTTGATCGGAAAGCAGGCGCGGCTGGTAACACTGGGCTGCTCGGATCGAAATCGGTCAGTGAGTCGGAGATCGAACAGATCAAGGGAACGTATCGAGACGCACTCAGTCGTGTAGACGGGCAGATCGAACGGCTGCTCGCCGAGATTAACGCGGATCCGACATTCGTGTTTACGTCCGACCACGGCGACGAATTCGGCGAAGATGGATATTTCTATCATCAAGGATTTCGTCGGCGAGTCGTCGATCGGCTGATTGAAGTTCCCGTCGTCATGGACGGTGTTGATCTTGAGACAGAGCCGGAAGCGAAGCCGGAGCCGAACCGATTCAGCGTACTCGATATTGCTCCAACCCTGATCGAAAGCGCTGGTATGGAAGTACCGGACCAATGGCACGGGACACCCCTCGCCGATGGTGGTTCAGAGACGATGATAACGGTTGCTCCGTGGCACGAAAAGGCGACGATCGCTGTTCAAGACGAAACGAAGAAACTGGTCGCTCGAGATGCAAACGTTTCACTCGAAAGCGGCGAGAATCGAACTGAGACGAGTCGTGCCGAGGTCTCCGATGAGCTGGAACAACGCTTGCGCGATCTCGGATACACGGATGCAGGGTGA
- a CDS encoding polysaccharide deacetylase family protein translates to MVRPTAVLSVDVECFSHIPAYRNAHGSLAGSDTDVGLSAIEVLLDRYDAYDAVGTFFVVSDIAERHPEIITRIVDAGHEIGSHTHRHVHLSEIDTAERRDELRTSRETLERVADSPVTGFRAPSFDITTDHFTELAAAGYEYDSSIVPCRSIPGWYGGEHTVQEPAPASRFVEGAPSTVTELPVAVMPGLRLPLTGTWLRFFGVKYTILGMKLLARRGIVPILYIHPWELVDLPRVDGVPRRVYWRTGEWLQNAVERILSERFTFVPMNSL, encoded by the coding sequence ATGGTACGCCCTACTGCTGTTCTCTCTGTTGATGTAGAGTGTTTCTCACACATTCCCGCTTATCGGAATGCACACGGATCACTTGCTGGGTCTGATACCGATGTTGGTCTATCGGCTATCGAGGTGCTGCTCGATCGTTACGATGCGTACGACGCTGTAGGAACGTTTTTTGTCGTTTCGGATATTGCCGAGCGCCATCCGGAGATCATCACCCGTATCGTCGATGCTGGGCACGAGATCGGGTCACACACACATCGACACGTCCATCTATCAGAGATAGATACAGCCGAACGCCGCGATGAGCTTCGCACATCCCGCGAGACGCTCGAACGAGTTGCCGACTCGCCAGTCACGGGATTTCGTGCACCGTCGTTCGACATCACCACGGACCATTTTACTGAGCTTGCGGCTGCTGGATACGAGTACGATTCGAGCATCGTGCCGTGCCGTTCGATTCCCGGGTGGTATGGGGGCGAGCACACAGTCCAGGAGCCCGCACCAGCATCTCGATTCGTCGAGGGTGCACCGTCAACCGTCACAGAGCTTCCGGTTGCGGTTATGCCGGGGCTTCGGTTGCCGTTGACGGGGACGTGGCTCCGATTTTTCGGCGTCAAATACACGATACTCGGAATGAAGCTGCTCGCTCGACGTGGGATCGTTCCGATTCTCTATATCCATCCGTGGGAGTTGGTTGATCTTCCACGCGTCGATGGTGTTCCACGCCGCGTCTATTGGCGCACGGGAGAGTGGCTTCAAAACGCGGTCGAAAGGATCCTCTCAGAGCGCTTTACGTTTGTTCCGATGAATTCACTGTGA
- a CDS encoding DUF2304 family protein has protein sequence MISPPESIINIPLLDPAALAGSGLDSPELTGLLILLAIGIALWGFERYRTKFSKGEFIVALLLSAGVFVIGVFPDVFDLLGSALKIDRRPLTISLVVNIAMVFLLLHLLARTRANQLSMAELTRNLAIEQASDVDEENEPTVCIVIPAYNEAESIKGVVDALPDSIHGHTLMPLVVSDGSTDSTVARIEPTEAMVVNHPINQGQGGAIRTGFAIAQQNDADIVVTMDADGQHPADQLDDLLEPIVNDEADYVIGSRYTGVDESQNGVARQTGIRVFTVLINAMTKAGITDCTNGFRAIRCSMLGDMTLSEERFSAPELLIEARKNGLRITEVPITIAQREAGQTKKPKLGYALGLTRTILVTWIR, from the coding sequence ATGATTTCGCCTCCGGAATCAATCATCAACATACCACTACTCGATCCAGCAGCACTCGCCGGTTCTGGGCTGGACAGTCCAGAACTCACGGGTCTATTGATACTCCTTGCAATTGGGATTGCCCTCTGGGGATTCGAACGATACCGTACGAAGTTCTCGAAAGGTGAATTTATCGTCGCGCTACTGCTTTCGGCCGGTGTTTTCGTCATCGGTGTCTTTCCCGATGTATTCGACCTACTTGGTTCGGCATTGAAAATCGATCGACGACCGCTGACGATCTCCTTGGTCGTGAATATAGCCATGGTCTTCCTCCTTTTGCATCTGCTCGCTCGAACGCGTGCGAACCAACTGTCAATGGCCGAACTCACCAGAAACTTGGCCATCGAGCAGGCGTCTGATGTCGATGAGGAGAACGAGCCGACAGTGTGTATCGTCATCCCGGCGTACAACGAAGCAGAGAGTATCAAAGGCGTTGTCGATGCACTTCCTGACTCGATCCACGGCCACACGCTTATGCCCCTTGTCGTCTCCGATGGATCGACCGACTCGACCGTTGCGCGGATCGAACCGACCGAAGCAATGGTTGTCAACCATCCGATCAATCAGGGTCAGGGTGGTGCTATCAGGACTGGCTTTGCAATCGCCCAACAGAACGACGCAGACATCGTTGTGACGATGGACGCAGACGGTCAACATCCAGCTGATCAACTCGATGATCTGCTCGAACCAATCGTCAACGATGAGGCGGATTATGTCATCGGCTCTCGATATACCGGTGTTGACGAGTCCCAAAACGGCGTTGCACGACAAACCGGGATTCGAGTCTTTACAGTTCTGATCAATGCGATGACGAAAGCAGGAATCACCGACTGTACGAATGGGTTTCGAGCGATCCGGTGTTCAATGCTCGGTGATATGACGCTATCCGAAGAACGATTCAGTGCTCCCGAACTCCTCATTGAGGCCCGGAAAAACGGACTCAGAATCACCGAGGTACCCATCACGATCGCTCAACGAGAGGCCGGACAGACCAAGAAACCAAAGCTCGGATACGCGCTTGGCCTTACCCGAACAATCCTCGTCACGTGGATCCGGTAA
- a CDS encoding glycosyltransferase family 39 protein, whose amino-acid sequence MRSIVYRLFCRVKRRLVSDFEADPYLLYILLLTGVLAGFWFWHLIPNFATRDEHARLLDVLPMIGALVVDPGIESLRQGVTQGRMYGATFYLNALALIPAVLFAIITGKLAIFAPFYRPYKSTNIWAIDTDLWHLWHDTPQWLWTSSLLTLRLFSVLFAVGCVYLTYRIGTTLRDRATGRLAGTLLALTFGFVVTAHEAGEDIPMLFFLLLVIYLALRYLQSGNETNLLIGCVVGGFAIAFKLTAVVGVLGLGTAYLLRARRTGTDWYTAIARPRLIITGLILGIGAVVFGYPSILLSGPDALADRIFRGVSNKGTVTGGRTASAGWWFLRGYLNGLGLPLFLAAIGGVLASISQLRNQSRETEGIAVVLIVFGSCVFMLSWWEYIRVHHLLPTFPLVMLLISMALLRLRDHKPTIARTLVVVLLVSSGLYTGYGDVAYATQPRDEATQWLSTHAPDDATVEVYVEDPQDAAVPHGMRTSHYGHREDSGAQIPRSRPSVTEWMRALPERCPEYVELTHEDLLYLAPNSSSARSWQYYKHPQRSAYIRQLVNSPTDQYEVAAEFGPRPSFFEAQPRFRQRLPEFVRVGLIPRTIQYGDEQDLGPEQYVLILERTGHCPRPDTATARATGIR is encoded by the coding sequence ATGCGGTCGATTGTGTACCGACTGTTTTGTCGTGTGAAACGACGGCTTGTAAGCGATTTTGAAGCCGATCCATATCTCCTGTACATTCTCCTGTTGACTGGAGTGTTAGCCGGCTTCTGGTTCTGGCATCTGATACCAAACTTTGCAACTCGTGATGAACACGCCCGTCTCCTCGATGTGCTCCCGATGATCGGAGCACTTGTTGTGGATCCGGGAATCGAATCCCTCCGGCAAGGAGTAACACAAGGTCGAATGTACGGAGCGACGTTCTATCTGAATGCACTCGCGCTCATACCTGCCGTTTTGTTCGCCATCATAACGGGGAAGCTCGCGATCTTTGCTCCGTTCTATCGTCCGTATAAATCGACCAACATATGGGCTATCGACACTGATCTGTGGCATCTGTGGCATGATACCCCGCAGTGGCTCTGGACTTCGAGTCTTCTCACTCTCCGCCTTTTTAGTGTACTCTTTGCAGTCGGCTGTGTGTATCTCACCTACCGCATCGGGACCACACTCCGTGATCGAGCAACCGGACGGCTGGCGGGAACTCTGTTAGCGCTCACTTTTGGCTTCGTCGTCACGGCACACGAAGCCGGCGAGGACATCCCGATGCTATTCTTCTTACTACTTGTCATCTATCTCGCGCTCCGATATCTCCAATCAGGAAACGAAACCAATCTTCTCATTGGCTGTGTGGTCGGTGGATTTGCTATTGCGTTCAAGCTCACGGCTGTTGTTGGCGTGCTGGGTCTTGGGACGGCGTATCTCCTCCGCGCACGTAGAACTGGGACAGACTGGTATACGGCAATTGCTCGACCGCGTCTCATTATCACCGGATTGATTCTCGGCATCGGTGCGGTCGTCTTCGGATATCCGTCTATTCTCCTGTCCGGTCCAGACGCGCTCGCAGATCGAATTTTCAGAGGCGTGTCGAACAAGGGGACGGTAACGGGCGGACGGACTGCTTCGGCGGGGTGGTGGTTTCTTCGAGGATATCTCAATGGTCTCGGGCTTCCGCTGTTCCTCGCTGCAATCGGGGGCGTTTTAGCGAGCATCTCACAACTGCGAAACCAATCGAGAGAGACAGAAGGTATCGCAGTCGTACTGATCGTTTTTGGTAGTTGTGTGTTCATGCTCTCGTGGTGGGAGTACATACGGGTTCATCACCTCCTCCCAACGTTCCCGCTCGTCATGCTCCTCATCTCGATGGCTTTGTTGCGTCTTCGTGATCACAAACCGACGATAGCGCGCACGTTGGTCGTTGTTCTGCTCGTATCGAGCGGTTTGTATACTGGCTACGGCGACGTTGCCTACGCGACACAGCCGCGAGACGAAGCAACACAGTGGCTGTCGACACACGCTCCCGACGACGCGACAGTGGAAGTGTACGTAGAAGATCCCCAAGACGCGGCGGTTCCACACGGAATGCGTACCAGTCATTATGGGCACAGAGAAGACAGCGGTGCGCAAATTCCCCGGTCCCGGCCATCGGTCACTGAATGGATGCGCGCGCTACCAGAACGATGTCCCGAGTACGTCGAACTCACTCACGAGGATCTCCTCTATCTTGCTCCGAACAGTTCGAGTGCTCGGTCGTGGCAGTACTACAAACACCCCCAACGATCAGCGTACATTAGGCAACTCGTGAACAGCCCCACAGACCAATACGAGGTTGCAGCCGAATTTGGACCACGTCCTTCGTTTTTCGAAGCCCAACCTCGCTTTCGTCAGCGTTTACCGGAATTCGTCCGAGTTGGGTTGATTCCACGAACAATACAGTACGGAGACGAGCAAGATCTTGGCCCCGAGCAGTACGTTCTCATCCTCGAACGAACCGGCCACTGTCCCCGACCCGATACAGCAACCGCACGAGCAACCGGCATACGATAA
- a CDS encoding prenyltransferase/squalene oxidase repeat-containing protein, whose amino-acid sequence MRDDSSVSDVARRTLLKATAGSLGIAAFGQVEAQAPDEERTTPSNSARDALSSDTSRENAAEWASNALWTATGTATEFPGQVVFPRYSHLAVTAMNQAGLSGHIGPRDAALAASRLQDKETGGFHRQEGDFLGPWTTATYHAVSLAQMFDISIDESAATEFLLDHQNDSGGFIPRSGFLGGKTISTLAATYKSTAALGQLNAVTQSIRDRIVNFVQSAQHTDGGWAATPHSNSSTVAGTYHAINTLLSLNALDAKTKRKAGSFLLSLQQPRGGFRGTLKPTDCSSPICRRRPEVTTRNTAQALLTLSKLGDANPLQSAMERLHVDWLVDRQLLSPADERFHGSFETYRDRTAPITHYLLNTAFAMNALRSVDTLDHIDQQSAGAFIAACQHPGSDGFASWPSSLSSLRDTEAAVRALDQSGAIERFPRDSLARTLSGQQRSDGSIAQLDWDNEPTVKQTALAVLAAAQVNRTNAIDRASALSFIADHQHQTGGFTNTSTPRSETSDGGGDDPSLQTTWLAVRAVSAMNGLTRIDRRKVSEYLAGLQGDDGQISPEQPTSLTAVRDTRYAMEILTTIGRLSVVDLNRAISYLASRQRRDGTYENENEAVHVTTGLAAADALSEIDLSKTQQYLQTKQLPSGGFAKKGFYSSATAMQRHADVVEALSVLRAQ is encoded by the coding sequence ATGAGAGATGACAGCTCTGTATCTGATGTAGCACGGCGGACGCTTTTGAAGGCGACAGCTGGGTCGCTCGGTATAGCCGCTTTCGGGCAGGTGGAGGCACAGGCTCCCGATGAAGAACGAACCACTCCCAGCAACAGTGCTCGTGATGCACTGTCGAGCGATACATCGCGTGAAAATGCTGCTGAGTGGGCTTCAAACGCACTCTGGACAGCCACTGGGACTGCGACCGAATTTCCGGGTCAGGTCGTCTTTCCGCGATATTCACATCTCGCTGTTACTGCTATGAACCAGGCAGGTCTGTCAGGACACATTGGACCACGGGATGCAGCACTCGCAGCCTCACGCTTACAAGACAAGGAAACTGGCGGCTTTCACCGACAAGAGGGTGATTTCCTGGGTCCGTGGACCACCGCTACGTACCACGCTGTCTCACTGGCTCAGATGTTCGATATTTCGATCGACGAATCCGCCGCAACTGAATTTCTCCTCGACCATCAGAACGATTCTGGTGGTTTTATTCCCCGAAGTGGTTTCCTCGGTGGAAAAACGATCAGCACCTTAGCGGCCACGTACAAGTCGACGGCTGCTCTTGGTCAATTGAATGCAGTTACCCAATCGATCCGTGATCGGATCGTCAATTTCGTCCAGTCTGCCCAACACACTGACGGAGGGTGGGCGGCAACTCCTCACTCAAACAGTTCCACCGTCGCGGGTACGTACCACGCAATCAACACGCTGTTGTCTTTGAACGCGCTGGATGCCAAAACCAAGCGAAAAGCTGGTAGTTTTCTCCTTTCACTCCAACAGCCACGAGGAGGTTTCAGAGGGACACTCAAGCCGACGGACTGCTCTTCGCCCATCTGCCGTCGTCGTCCAGAAGTAACGACACGCAACACCGCTCAGGCTCTTTTAACGCTTTCAAAGCTCGGAGATGCGAATCCGTTGCAGTCGGCTATGGAACGGTTGCACGTGGACTGGTTGGTAGACAGACAGCTACTCAGTCCGGCGGACGAGCGGTTTCACGGTAGCTTTGAAACGTACCGGGATCGGACTGCCCCGATCACCCACTATCTCCTGAACACGGCGTTCGCAATGAATGCGCTCCGTTCGGTCGATACGCTCGATCACATCGACCAGCAGTCAGCGGGTGCGTTTATCGCGGCTTGCCAGCATCCGGGATCGGATGGCTTCGCTTCGTGGCCAAGTAGTCTTTCATCGCTGAGAGACACAGAAGCAGCGGTTCGTGCCCTTGATCAGTCGGGCGCAATCGAACGCTTTCCGCGAGACAGCCTCGCTCGAACGCTTTCCGGCCAGCAGCGCTCCGATGGATCCATCGCACAACTCGATTGGGACAACGAACCAACAGTCAAGCAAACTGCTCTGGCCGTGCTCGCCGCTGCTCAGGTTAATCGGACCAACGCCATCGACCGTGCATCTGCACTCTCATTCATCGCCGATCACCAGCATCAGACAGGAGGATTCACAAACACCAGTACGCCCAGATCGGAAACCAGTGATGGGGGTGGGGATGATCCCTCTCTCCAGACCACTTGGCTTGCAGTCCGTGCAGTGTCTGCCATGAATGGGCTCACTCGTATCGATCGGAGAAAAGTCTCTGAGTATCTCGCCGGGCTGCAAGGCGACGATGGCCAGATCTCTCCGGAACAGCCCACGAGTCTCACCGCTGTGCGTGACACTCGGTATGCGATGGAGATACTCACAACGATCGGTCGTCTATCAGTAGTGGATCTGAACAGGGCGATCTCGTACTTGGCCAGTCGTCAGCGGAGAGATGGCACGTATGAGAACGAAAACGAGGCCGTTCACGTAACTACCGGGCTTGCCGCAGCCGATGCACTTTCTGAGATTGATCTGTCGAAGACACAACAGTATCTACAGACGAAACAATTGCCAAGTGGTGGGTTCGCCAAGAAAGGCTTTTACAGCAGTGCTACTGCTATGCAGCGCCACGCCGATGTGGTCGAAGCACTTTCTGTCTTGCGTGCACAGTAG
- a CDS encoding ferritin-like domain-containing protein, translating into MSRKNADTTDNSSTEQSNRSRGSTTRRGVLTGVAALGSTALLGSASGGLISASDTTQSTPLADQLQLLDAAGVQQAKEMSDPTDVDILNYALALEHLEYAFYRDGLKEFGHDELMGASALESFSETVRMEVPAYLAEIRDNEKAHVDAIAQTVEKLDGTPATAAEYDFGYETPSEFLATGKALENTGVSAYAGAAPMIMSNKVLSAALSIHTVEARHASFLNLVNSTSPFPKAFDEAKSMEEVLKIAGQFITSTKEKQKKENAKQNSDSGKPERKQDDGTSDLDVLNYALTLEHLEYAFYRDGLKEFSDSELENAVLCRFGDGEVTDGLKSDLAEIRDHEKAHVDAITKTVKKLDGTPVEEAEYDFGYETASEFLGVAQALENTGVAAYLGAGPTVSNDTVFEAAASIQSVEARHAGFLNELNGDLPFPKGFDEAKSMKEVTKIAGQFIVSN; encoded by the coding sequence ATGAGCCGAAAGAACGCAGACACGACCGATAATTCTAGTACAGAGCAATCAAACCGATCACGCGGATCCACAACCCGTCGAGGGGTACTCACCGGTGTGGCAGCCCTCGGAAGCACTGCGTTGCTCGGCAGTGCCAGTGGAGGACTTATCAGTGCGTCGGACACTACACAGAGTACTCCGTTGGCCGACCAGCTGCAGCTGCTTGACGCAGCTGGGGTGCAGCAGGCCAAGGAGATGTCCGATCCCACGGATGTCGATATCCTGAACTACGCGCTGGCGCTCGAACACCTCGAATACGCCTTCTACCGCGATGGCCTCAAGGAATTCGGTCACGACGAGCTGATGGGCGCAAGCGCGCTCGAGAGCTTCAGCGAGACGGTGCGCATGGAAGTGCCAGCGTATCTCGCCGAAATCCGCGACAACGAGAAGGCCCACGTCGACGCCATCGCACAGACGGTCGAGAAACTCGACGGCACCCCGGCCACAGCGGCCGAGTACGACTTCGGCTACGAAACGCCGAGCGAGTTCCTCGCAACCGGCAAAGCCCTCGAAAACACCGGTGTCTCGGCGTATGCTGGCGCTGCCCCGATGATCATGAGCAACAAGGTTCTCTCGGCAGCGCTCTCGATCCACACCGTCGAGGCTCGCCACGCGAGCTTCCTCAATCTCGTCAATTCCACCTCACCGTTCCCGAAGGCGTTCGACGAAGCAAAATCGATGGAGGAAGTCCTCAAGATCGCCGGGCAGTTCATTACATCTACAAAGGAAAAACAGAAGAAAGAGAACGCAAAGCAAAACAGCGACAGTGGAAAGCCAGAGCGAAAACAGGATGATGGCACGAGCGATCTCGACGTTCTGAACTACGCGCTGACGCTTGAGCACCTCGAATACGCCTTCTACCGCGACGGGCTCAAAGAGTTCAGCGATTCCGAACTCGAAAACGCAGTACTCTGTCGATTCGGTGACGGTGAGGTCACAGACGGCCTCAAGTCAGATCTCGCTGAGATCCGTGATCACGAGAAGGCCCACGTCGACGCCATCACGAAGACCGTCAAGAAACTCGACGGGACCCCCGTCGAAGAGGCCGAGTACGACTTCGGCTACGAGACTGCAAGCGAATTCCTCGGTGTTGCACAAGCGCTCGAAAACACCGGCGTCGCGGCGTACTTGGGTGCTGGCCCGACCGTCTCAAATGACACGGTCTTCGAGGCGGCGGCATCGATCCAGAGCGTTGAGGCTCGCCACGCAGGCTTCCTCAACGAACTCAACGGCGACCTTCCGTTTCCGAAGGGCTTCGACGAGGCAAAATCCATGAAAGAGGTCACAAAGATCGCTGGACAGTTCATCGTCTCAAACTAA